In the Aromatoleum bremense genome, one interval contains:
- a CDS encoding ribose-phosphate pyrophosphokinase has product MAYGSLMVFTGNANPKLAADVVRRLGISIGAATVGRFSDGEVNIELLENVRGKDIFVLQPTCSPTNENLMELLVLVDALKRASAGRITAAIPYFGYARQDRRPRSARVPITAKVVANMLQAVGVQRLLTMDLHADQIQGFFDIAVDNVYAAPVLLADLDKQKYDDLLVVSPDVGGVVRARAFAKRMECDLAIIDKRRPKANVSEVMNIIGEVKDRTCVIMDDIVDTAGTLCKAATALKENGARRVLSYCTHAVLSGSAAARIADSDLDELVVTDTIPLRDDAKACPRIRQISVASLLADTVLRISNEESVSSLFME; this is encoded by the coding sequence ATGGCCTACGGCAGCCTGATGGTCTTCACCGGCAACGCCAACCCCAAGCTTGCCGCGGACGTCGTGCGCAGACTGGGCATTTCGATCGGGGCGGCCACGGTGGGCCGGTTCTCCGACGGTGAAGTCAATATCGAACTGCTCGAGAATGTCCGCGGCAAGGACATCTTCGTCCTGCAACCGACCTGTTCGCCGACGAACGAGAACCTGATGGAACTGCTGGTCCTCGTCGATGCGCTCAAACGCGCGTCCGCAGGCCGCATCACCGCCGCGATCCCCTACTTCGGCTACGCCCGCCAGGATCGCCGCCCGCGTTCGGCGCGCGTGCCGATCACCGCCAAGGTCGTCGCCAACATGCTGCAGGCCGTCGGTGTGCAGCGCCTCTTGACGATGGACCTGCACGCCGACCAGATCCAGGGCTTCTTCGACATCGCGGTCGACAACGTCTATGCCGCGCCGGTGTTGCTCGCCGACCTCGACAAGCAGAAATACGACGACCTGCTGGTCGTGTCGCCGGACGTCGGCGGCGTCGTGCGTGCCCGCGCATTCGCGAAGCGCATGGAATGCGATCTGGCGATCATCGACAAGCGTCGCCCGAAGGCGAACGTGTCCGAAGTCATGAACATCATCGGCGAGGTCAAGGACCGCACCTGCGTAATCATGGATGACATCGTCGACACCGCCGGCACGCTGTGCAAGGCCGCGACCGCGCTGAAGGAAAATGGCGCCCGCCGCGTCCTGTCGTACTGCACCCACGCGGTGCTGTCCGGTTCAGCGGCGGCGCGCATCGCCGATTCCGACCTCGACGAGCTGGTCGTCACCGACACCATCCCGCTGCGCGACGACGCCAAAGCCTGTCCGCGCATCCGCCAGATCTCGGTCGCCTCGCTGCTCGCCGACACCGTGCTGCGGATCAGCAACGAGGAATCGGTCAGCTCGCTGTTCATGGAATGA
- a CDS encoding 50S ribosomal protein L25/general stress protein Ctc, with amino-acid sequence MQIVFKATQRVEQGTGASRRLRRAGQIPGIIYGADADAQAITVDHNELYHLLKKEAFHASVLAIDVEGAKQTVVLRDVQWHPYKQQVLHLDFQRVDASHKLHLKVPLHFINNDTNPAVKLGGCMISHTITELDVACLPANLPEFIEVDLQTLEAGQSIHVSQLKLPEGVEVVHHGEGDPVVATALTVKGGAAEAAEGEAAA; translated from the coding sequence ATGCAAATCGTATTCAAGGCCACCCAGCGCGTGGAACAGGGCACGGGTGCGAGCCGCCGCCTGCGTCGCGCCGGCCAGATCCCCGGCATCATCTACGGTGCCGACGCCGATGCGCAAGCGATCACGGTCGACCACAACGAGCTCTACCACCTGCTGAAGAAGGAAGCCTTCCACGCTTCGGTGCTGGCGATCGACGTCGAAGGTGCAAAGCAGACCGTCGTGCTGCGCGACGTCCAGTGGCATCCGTACAAGCAGCAAGTGCTGCACCTCGACTTCCAGCGCGTCGATGCGAGTCACAAGCTCCACCTGAAAGTGCCGCTGCACTTCATCAACAACGATACCAACCCGGCGGTCAAGCTCGGCGGCTGCATGATCTCGCACACGATCACCGAACTCGACGTCGCGTGCCTGCCGGCGAACCTGCCTGAATTCATCGAAGTCGACCTGCAGACGCTCGAAGCCGGCCAGTCGATCCACGTCTCGCAGCTCAAGCTGCCCGAAGGCGTCGAGGTCGTCCACCATGGCGAAGGCGACCCGGTCGTCGCGACCGCGCTGACCGTCAAGGGCGGCGCGGCCGAGGCCGCCGAAGGCGAAGCCGCGGCCTGA
- the pth gene encoding aminoacyl-tRNA hydrolase encodes MSAAAPRLVVGLGNPGAEYTETRHNAGFWFCERLADKLGVRFNHESRFHGFVANARDAGVWLLMPQTYMNRSGQAVGALARFYRIAPAEILVVHDELDVPPGQLRLKFGGGLGGHNGLKDTSAHLNTNDYWRLRIGIGHPGDRNEVVNYVLKSARREEQAQIDEALDRALAAWPMIARGEWNAATTRLNARPAAPKPAKPKDESRP; translated from the coding sequence ATGAGCGCCGCAGCCCCGCGCCTCGTCGTCGGCCTCGGCAATCCCGGCGCCGAATACACCGAAACCCGGCACAACGCCGGGTTTTGGTTTTGTGAGCGGCTCGCCGACAAGCTCGGCGTACGCTTCAACCACGAGTCGCGTTTTCATGGCTTCGTCGCCAATGCACGCGACGCCGGCGTGTGGCTGCTGATGCCGCAAACCTATATGAACCGCTCGGGCCAGGCCGTCGGGGCGCTCGCGCGCTTCTACCGCATCGCACCGGCCGAGATCCTCGTCGTGCATGACGAGCTCGACGTCCCTCCGGGCCAGTTGCGCCTGAAATTCGGCGGCGGACTCGGCGGCCACAACGGCCTCAAGGACACGTCGGCCCACCTGAACACCAACGATTACTGGCGGCTGCGCATCGGTATCGGCCATCCCGGCGACCGCAACGAAGTCGTGAATTACGTGCTGAAATCCGCGCGTCGCGAAGAACAGGCGCAGATCGACGAAGCGCTCGACCGCGCGCTGGCCGCGTGGCCGATGATCGCACGCGGCGAATGGAACGCCGCCACCACCCGACTCAACGCCCGCCCGGCCGCGCCGAAGCCGGCGAAACCCAAGGACGAATCGCGCCCATGA
- the ychF gene encoding redox-regulated ATPase YchF, giving the protein MSLKCGIVGLPNVGKSTLFNALTKSGIAAENYPFCTIEPNVGIVEVPDARLDALSEIVKPQKVQPAIVEFVDIAGLVAGASKGEGLGNQFLANIRETDAIVHVVRCFADENVVHVSGSVDPIRDIEVIDTELALADLATVDKALARYKRPAAAGDKDAKVLVAVLEKCIAQLDQAKPVRALDLAKDEWASLKPFCLITAKPVLYVANVKEGGFENNPHLDAVVAHAAAEKAEVVAICAAIEAEIAELDDADKAEFLADLGLAEPGLNRLIRAGYKLLGLQTYFTAGVKEVRAWTIHVGDTAPQAAGVIHTDFERGFIRAQTIAFDDFIAYKGEQGAKEAGKMRAEGKDYVVKDGDVLNFLFNV; this is encoded by the coding sequence ATGAGCCTCAAATGCGGAATCGTCGGCCTGCCGAATGTCGGCAAGTCGACCCTCTTCAATGCCCTGACGAAGTCCGGCATCGCCGCCGAAAATTATCCGTTCTGCACGATCGAGCCGAACGTCGGCATCGTCGAAGTGCCCGACGCGCGGCTCGACGCGCTGTCCGAAATCGTCAAACCGCAGAAGGTGCAGCCCGCAATCGTCGAGTTCGTCGATATCGCGGGCCTCGTCGCTGGGGCGTCGAAAGGCGAAGGCCTCGGCAACCAGTTCCTCGCTAACATCCGCGAGACCGACGCGATCGTGCATGTCGTGCGCTGCTTCGCCGACGAGAACGTCGTGCATGTATCGGGCAGCGTCGATCCGATCCGCGACATCGAAGTCATCGACACAGAACTCGCGCTCGCCGACCTGGCGACCGTCGACAAGGCGCTCGCCCGCTACAAGCGTCCCGCCGCCGCCGGCGACAAGGACGCGAAGGTCCTCGTCGCGGTGCTCGAGAAATGCATCGCACAACTCGACCAGGCGAAGCCGGTGCGCGCGCTCGACCTCGCGAAGGACGAATGGGCGAGCCTGAAGCCGTTCTGCCTGATCACCGCGAAGCCGGTGCTGTATGTTGCGAACGTCAAGGAAGGCGGCTTCGAGAACAACCCGCACCTGGACGCCGTCGTCGCGCACGCCGCCGCCGAGAAAGCTGAGGTCGTCGCGATCTGCGCCGCGATCGAAGCCGAGATCGCCGAACTCGACGACGCCGACAAAGCGGAATTCCTCGCCGACCTCGGCCTCGCGGAGCCGGGCCTGAACCGGCTGATCCGCGCCGGCTACAAGCTCCTCGGCCTGCAGACCTACTTCACCGCCGGCGTCAAGGAAGTGCGCGCATGGACGATCCACGTCGGCGACACCGCGCCGCAGGCGGCCGGCGTGATCCACACTGATTTCGAACGCGGCTTCATCCGCGCCCAGACGATCGCGTTCGACGACTTCATCGCGTACAAGGGCGAACAGGGCGCGAAGGAAGCCGGCAAGATGCGCGCCGAAGGCAAGGACTACGTTGTCAAGGACGGCGATGTGCTGAATTTCCTGTTTAACGTCTGA
- a CDS encoding peptidylprolyl isomerase: MDNIVTFYRNGPEAIAVNGERISEETITAVMAQFPDAPNPRQAAARSLVVRTLLRQRAATVGIEADNEEAAVEKLLEREVILEPVAHEEIRRYFDANRQRFRSGDLFEVRHILFDTTPDGDDRATAQKAERALFHLKNNPEAFERVAGEESCCTSARIGGALGQISEGAVVPEFWVALVSFGKTGLLPQLVETRFGHHIVMIDRLALGEALPFEAVQTRIRDYLTGRLEQLTYQQYVAQLIGQAQIVGIDLGDQGPRPAGPGLPVE; the protein is encoded by the coding sequence ATGGACAACATTGTCACCTTTTACAGAAATGGCCCCGAGGCGATCGCCGTCAATGGCGAACGTATCAGCGAAGAGACGATCACCGCAGTCATGGCCCAGTTCCCGGACGCGCCCAATCCCCGGCAGGCGGCCGCCCGCTCGCTGGTAGTGCGCACGCTGCTGCGCCAGCGCGCCGCGACCGTCGGGATCGAGGCCGACAACGAGGAGGCAGCAGTCGAAAAACTGCTGGAACGCGAGGTCATCCTGGAGCCGGTCGCCCACGAGGAAATCCGCCGCTATTTCGACGCCAACCGGCAAAGATTCCGCAGCGGCGATCTTTTCGAAGTCCGCCACATCCTTTTCGACACCACACCCGACGGGGACGACAGGGCAACCGCACAGAAGGCAGAGCGCGCGCTGTTCCACCTCAAGAACAATCCGGAAGCGTTCGAACGGGTTGCCGGGGAGGAATCGTGCTGCACGAGTGCCAGGATCGGCGGAGCGCTGGGCCAGATCTCGGAGGGTGCGGTGGTCCCGGAATTCTGGGTGGCCCTCGTCAGTTTCGGCAAGACCGGGCTATTGCCCCAGCTGGTCGAGACCCGCTTCGGTCACCACATCGTCATGATCGACCGCCTCGCGCTCGGCGAAGCGCTGCCCTTCGAAGCGGTACAGACCAGGATTCGCGATTACCTGACCGGTCGTCTGGAACAATTGACGTATCAGCAGTATGTCGCGCAGTTGATCGGTCAGGCACAAATCGTCGGCATCGATCTGGGCGACCAGGGACCCAGGCCCGCCGGCCCCGGCCTTCCCGTCGAGTGA
- a CDS encoding GtrA family protein has protein sequence MSATFRFGRFLRFAMVGALGTLAHYSLLLALVEVAGAEPVVGSVAGFVLGALVNYAMNRRLVFRSERAHVEALPRFFAVAGIGLLWNALLMYALTDLLAMHYLLAQVVTTGLLLGWHYVGNALWTFGAHSSQR, from the coding sequence GTGAGCGCCACCTTCCGGTTCGGCCGCTTCCTGCGCTTCGCAATGGTCGGCGCGCTCGGTACGCTGGCGCATTACTCGTTGCTGCTGGCGCTCGTCGAAGTCGCGGGCGCGGAGCCGGTCGTGGGTTCGGTGGCCGGTTTCGTGCTCGGCGCGCTGGTCAATTACGCGATGAACCGCAGGCTCGTGTTCCGCTCCGAGCGCGCGCACGTCGAGGCGCTGCCGCGTTTTTTCGCCGTCGCCGGCATCGGGCTGCTCTGGAACGCGCTGCTGATGTACGCTCTAACCGATCTCCTCGCGATGCATTACCTGCTCGCGCAAGTCGTGACGACCGGTCTGCTGCTCGGCTGGCATTATGTCGGCAACGCGCTATGGACGTTTGGCGCACACTCGTCGCAGCGCTGA
- a CDS encoding glycosyltransferase family 39 protein: MTRPGEVAFDAGLRTSAAAVALSPASARRLALLLLAATALFIVLTFDRHGISNDEEVQHIYGRLLVDFYASGFADRGAFAYKNLYLYGGLFDLIAATLERVVPIGVWDLRHLLSAVFGFAGLVGTWLLARLLAGERAALAALGLLLLTGAWSGAMFTHTKDVPFAAAMVWALYFTTRFTIGLPAIRRADVLGLGVAIGCAFGLRVGAVFAVFYLGVAVLGAAWTGGTDRTERAAILGRAVIALLPAGLVAFVLMGIFWPWAVMSPGNLFRAMTTFSHFAFQLDTILAGVVMKNGEVPGHYLLSYLLVRLPELFLLGVAFALLGALRALPSLRSAEGCRAALRWLPVALAAGFPLAYTLLAAPPLYNGIRHFTFVLPPLAVLGAVGLQHAWRRAARLPRARRLAAAGCVLLALAHVVTLARLHPYEYVFYNGFAGGPGGGAGRWEQDYWASSLREAAGLLNAYVAREGTAGRRYSVAVCAESLQGAEWLAPGLDVTRDWRVADFFLAATHMNCDTAVKGRVVAEVVRDGVTLAVVRDRRLLAGADREPQ, from the coding sequence GTGACTCGCCCGGGTGAAGTCGCGTTCGATGCCGGTTTGCGAACGAGTGCCGCTGCCGTGGCGCTCTCGCCGGCGTCGGCGCGGCGCCTTGCGCTGCTGCTGCTCGCGGCGACCGCCCTGTTCATCGTGCTCACCTTCGACCGGCACGGCATCAGCAACGACGAAGAGGTGCAGCATATCTACGGCCGCCTGCTCGTCGATTTCTACGCTTCGGGCTTCGCCGATCGCGGCGCATTCGCCTACAAGAACCTGTACCTCTACGGCGGCCTGTTCGACCTGATCGCAGCCACGCTCGAGCGCGTCGTGCCGATCGGTGTGTGGGATCTGCGCCACCTGTTGTCGGCCGTGTTCGGTTTCGCCGGCCTGGTGGGCACCTGGCTGCTGGCGCGCCTGCTGGCCGGCGAACGCGCGGCGCTCGCGGCGCTCGGGCTGCTGCTGCTGACCGGCGCGTGGTCCGGGGCGATGTTCACGCACACGAAGGACGTGCCGTTCGCTGCCGCAATGGTGTGGGCGCTGTATTTCACGACCCGCTTCACGATCGGCCTGCCGGCGATCCGCCGCGCGGACGTGCTCGGCCTCGGCGTCGCGATCGGCTGCGCCTTCGGGCTGCGTGTCGGCGCGGTGTTCGCAGTGTTCTACCTCGGCGTCGCGGTGTTGGGCGCGGCGTGGACCGGCGGCACGGACCGAACGGAACGGGCTGCGATTCTCGGCCGGGCCGTCATCGCGCTGCTGCCCGCCGGGCTCGTCGCGTTCGTGCTGATGGGCATCTTCTGGCCGTGGGCGGTGATGTCGCCGGGCAACCTGTTTCGCGCGATGACGACGTTCTCGCATTTCGCCTTCCAGCTCGACACGATCCTCGCCGGCGTCGTGATGAAGAACGGCGAAGTGCCGGGCCATTACCTGCTGAGCTATCTGCTCGTGCGCCTGCCCGAGCTGTTCCTCCTCGGCGTCGCGTTCGCGCTGCTCGGCGCGCTGCGCGCGCTGCCGTCGCTGCGCTCCGCGGAAGGCTGCCGCGCGGCGCTGCGCTGGCTGCCGGTCGCGCTCGCCGCGGGATTCCCGCTCGCGTACACGCTGCTTGCCGCGCCGCCGCTCTACAACGGCATCCGCCACTTCACGTTCGTCCTGCCGCCGCTCGCGGTGCTCGGTGCTGTCGGCCTGCAGCATGCATGGCGGCGTGCAGCCCGTTTGCCTCGCGCGCGAAGGCTTGCCGCGGCCGGCTGCGTGCTGCTGGCGCTCGCCCATGTCGTGACGCTGGCGCGCCTGCACCCGTATGAATACGTGTTCTACAACGGTTTCGCCGGAGGTCCGGGCGGCGGCGCCGGGCGCTGGGAACAGGACTACTGGGCGAGCAGCCTGCGCGAAGCGGCCGGCCTGCTCAATGCCTATGTCGCACGCGAAGGCACGGCTGGGCGGCGCTACAGCGTCGCGGTGTGTGCCGAATCGCTGCAAGGGGCGGAATGGCTCGCGCCGGGGCTGGACGTGACGCGCGACTGGCGCGTTGCGGACTTCTTCCTCGCGGCGACGCACATGAACTGCGATACGGCGGTCAAGGGCAGGGTCGTCGCCGAAGTCGTGCGCGACGGCGTGACCCTCGCGGTCGTGCGCGACCGGCGCCTGCTGGCCGGAGCCGACCGGGAGCCGCAGTGA
- a CDS encoding glycosyltransferase family 2 protein: MPRPDLRDPRPDAPAVPASTPLPPRLSPTLPRLSVVIPLYNESGSLGELHARLATVLETLPLAGHEIVFIDDGSRDTTFAEVAALCEADPALRAIRFARNFGKEAAMAAGLRAATGDVVVLMDGDLQHPPELIPEMFARWRAGAKMVTAVRRSRDTDPWLRRQLSRGFYGLFKRVSEVALAEGGGDFRLFDHAVVRAINSMPERTRFMKGITSWVGFHQEEIPFDPAERAAGASAWSLLRLLSYAADGLSAFSTLPLRVWSLVGLVMAAMSGLYGGWLVVRTMIWGIDVPGYASMMVAVLFLSGIQLISLGVLGEYVGRIFTEVKARPLYLVAEKLGFDEDER, from the coding sequence GTGCCCCGCCCCGATCTGCGCGATCCGCGTCCCGATGCCCCCGCCGTTCCGGCGTCCACGCCGCTGCCCCCACGCCTTTCGCCGACGCTGCCGAGGCTGTCGGTGGTGATCCCGCTGTATAACGAGAGCGGCTCGCTCGGCGAACTGCACGCGCGGTTGGCGACGGTCCTCGAGACCCTGCCCCTCGCCGGCCACGAGATCGTCTTCATCGACGACGGCAGCCGGGACACGACTTTTGCCGAGGTCGCCGCCCTGTGCGAAGCGGATCCCGCGTTGCGCGCGATCCGCTTCGCGCGCAACTTCGGCAAGGAGGCGGCGATGGCGGCGGGTCTGCGCGCGGCGACGGGCGACGTCGTGGTGCTGATGGATGGCGACCTGCAGCATCCGCCGGAGCTGATTCCGGAGATGTTCGCGCGGTGGCGGGCCGGCGCGAAGATGGTCACTGCAGTGCGCCGCTCGCGCGACACCGACCCCTGGCTGCGGCGACAGCTCTCGCGCGGCTTCTACGGCCTGTTCAAGCGCGTGTCCGAAGTCGCGCTCGCTGAGGGGGGCGGGGACTTCCGGCTGTTCGACCACGCGGTTGTGCGCGCGATCAACAGCATGCCCGAGCGTACGCGGTTCATGAAAGGGATCACCAGCTGGGTCGGGTTCCACCAAGAAGAAATCCCGTTCGATCCGGCCGAACGCGCCGCCGGGGCCTCGGCGTGGTCGCTGCTGCGGCTGCTGAGCTACGCGGCGGACGGCCTGTCGGCGTTCAGCACGCTGCCGCTGCGCGTGTGGTCGCTGGTCGGGCTGGTGATGGCGGCGATGTCGGGGCTCTACGGCGGCTGGCTTGTCGTGCGGACGATGATCTGGGGCATCGATGTGCCGGGTTATGCGTCAATGATGGTGGCGGTGCTGTTCCTGTCCGGCATCCAGCTGATCAGCCTCGGCGTGCTCGGCGAATACGTCGGCCGTATTTTTACCGAGGTCAAGGCGCGGCCGCTGTACCTCGTGGCCGAGAAGCTGGGTTTCGACGAGGACGAACGGTGA
- a CDS encoding ChbG/HpnK family deacetylase — protein sequence MPHLPETRPIIVCADDFGIAPGVSDAIVELIAAGRLTATSCMTGLPDWRRRAPTLQRVVLRNPADVGLHLTLTDHAPVSRASGLARQEGRLPTLSYLLPRTLAGVVRRDAIADELRAQLDAFEDIWGGPPAYVDGHQHVHVLPVVREVLVEELCRRYAPNTVWVRDCVEPSARCLRRRVALPKALFISRLALGLRRLLRDYAVPANDGFAGLHDFSGRRPFGALMQRFLDTSGPRPLLHVHPGRVDATLRACDSLTAPREVELAYLASAQFPHDLAAAGLHAGRFADFAASPATRMALPAGT from the coding sequence ATGCCACACCTTCCCGAAACCCGCCCGATCATCGTCTGCGCCGACGACTTCGGCATCGCGCCGGGGGTCAGCGACGCGATCGTCGAGCTGATCGCCGCGGGCCGCTTGACGGCGACGAGCTGCATGACCGGCCTGCCCGACTGGCGACGGCGCGCACCGACGCTGCAGCGGGTCGTTCTCCGCAACCCTGCCGACGTCGGTCTGCACCTGACGCTGACCGACCACGCCCCCGTCAGCCGCGCAAGCGGACTCGCGCGGCAAGAAGGCCGTCTGCCGACACTCAGCTACCTGCTGCCGCGGACGCTCGCCGGCGTCGTGCGTCGCGACGCGATCGCCGACGAATTGCGCGCGCAGCTCGACGCGTTCGAGGATATCTGGGGCGGCCCGCCCGCTTACGTCGATGGTCACCAGCACGTGCATGTGCTGCCGGTGGTGCGCGAAGTGCTCGTCGAGGAACTGTGCCGGCGCTATGCGCCGAATACCGTGTGGGTGCGCGACTGCGTCGAGCCCTCGGCACGATGCCTGCGCCGGCGCGTCGCGCTGCCCAAAGCGCTGTTCATCAGCCGCCTCGCGCTCGGCCTGCGCCGCCTGCTGCGTGACTATGCCGTGCCGGCGAACGACGGCTTTGCCGGCCTGCACGATTTTTCCGGACGCCGTCCGTTCGGCGCGCTGATGCAGCGTTTTCTCGACACGTCCGGACCCCGTCCGCTGCTCCACGTCCATCCCGGCCGTGTCGATGCGACGCTGCGGGCCTGCGACAGCCTGACGGCGCCGCGGGAGGTCGAACTCGCCTATCTCGCGTCCGCGCAATTCCCGCACGATCTCGCCGCGGCCGGCCTTCACGCGGGGCGCTTTGCGGACTTCGCTGCATCTCCCGCCACAAGGATGGCGCTGCCGGCCGGCACATGA
- the gluQRS gene encoding tRNA glutamyl-Q(34) synthetase GluQRS, with protein sequence MIDASPPYVGRFAPSPSGPLHFGSLVAAVGSFLDARARRGQWLLRIEDVDTPRTVPGAAQDIIATLERFGFEWDFEPVWQSARLDAYRDAFERLKAAGHVFPCACTRREMADSALARDGSRLYPGTCRNGLPPGRSAHAWRVRAQGRIVFADRIQGRQEEDLATEVGDYVVLRGDGQFAYQLAVVVDDAAAGVTDIVRGADLLGSTGRQIHLQHLLGYPTPAYAHLPVVVNAAGEKLSKQTLAAPVAALSPARALLAALAFLGQNPPPALGHASLREIWKWAAAHWSLADVPRRLQAEAPDTFSGLARQNPNPTH encoded by the coding sequence ATGATCGACGCCTCACCTCCGTATGTCGGCCGCTTCGCACCATCCCCGAGCGGGCCGTTGCATTTCGGCTCGCTGGTCGCGGCCGTCGGCAGTTTTCTCGACGCCCGCGCGCGCCGCGGGCAGTGGCTGCTCCGCATCGAGGACGTCGATACGCCGCGTACCGTGCCCGGCGCCGCGCAGGACATCATCGCGACGCTCGAGCGTTTCGGCTTCGAATGGGACTTCGAACCGGTGTGGCAGAGCGCGCGGCTCGACGCCTACCGCGACGCCTTCGAGCGCCTGAAAGCCGCGGGACACGTCTTCCCGTGCGCCTGCACGCGGCGCGAGATGGCCGATTCCGCGCTCGCGCGCGACGGCTCGCGCCTCTACCCGGGCACCTGCCGCAACGGCCTGCCGCCTGGGCGCAGCGCCCATGCGTGGCGCGTGCGGGCACAGGGAAGGATCGTGTTCGCGGACCGCATCCAGGGACGGCAGGAGGAGGATCTCGCGACCGAGGTCGGCGATTACGTGGTGCTGCGCGGCGATGGCCAGTTCGCGTACCAGCTCGCGGTGGTGGTCGACGATGCGGCGGCGGGCGTGACCGACATCGTGCGCGGCGCCGACCTCCTCGGCTCGACCGGGCGCCAGATCCATCTGCAGCATCTGCTCGGCTACCCGACGCCGGCCTATGCGCATCTGCCGGTCGTCGTCAATGCGGCGGGCGAGAAGCTGTCGAAGCAGACGCTGGCCGCACCGGTGGCGGCGCTGTCGCCGGCCCGCGCGCTGCTCGCCGCGCTCGCCTTTCTCGGCCAGAATCCGCCACCCGCGCTCGGCCATGCCTCGTTGCGCGAGATATGGAAATGGGCCGCGGCGCACTGGTCGCTTGCCGACGTACCGCGGCGGCTGCAGGCGGAAGCGCCCGACACCTTTTCCGGCCTGGCACGCCAAAACCCGAACCCCACGCATTGA
- a CDS encoding SDR family oxidoreductase produces MESRTISVISGASRGLGRAAAYRLATMPDHLVIATARNPADLAPLCSKLELSGHSLETCRLDVTEDASVGALRDWIAERFGRVDVLINNAGVLLDRYSTSILELPIDTLRATLETNLFGALRVSQALLPLMRASRAGRVVNLASGMGQLAEMEAGAPAYRISKTALNALTRILATEMAEYGIKVNSVCPGWCRTDLGGAEAPRSPEEGIDSVVWLATLPDDGPTGGFFRDRQPIPW; encoded by the coding sequence ATGGAAAGCCGCACTATCTCGGTCATCAGCGGCGCGAGCCGCGGGCTCGGCCGCGCTGCCGCCTACCGTTTGGCAACGATGCCGGACCACCTGGTGATTGCCACGGCGCGCAATCCGGCCGATCTTGCGCCGTTGTGCTCGAAGCTGGAGCTGAGCGGCCATTCGCTGGAAACCTGTCGCCTAGACGTGACCGAGGATGCGTCCGTGGGCGCGCTGCGCGACTGGATCGCGGAACGCTTCGGCCGCGTCGATGTGCTGATCAACAACGCCGGTGTGCTCCTCGACCGTTATTCGACGAGCATTCTCGAGCTGCCCATCGATACGCTTCGCGCGACACTCGAGACCAACCTGTTCGGCGCGTTGCGCGTCTCCCAGGCGCTGCTGCCGCTGATGCGCGCGAGTCGCGCGGGGCGGGTCGTCAATCTCGCGTCGGGGATGGGGCAACTCGCTGAAATGGAGGCGGGCGCGCCTGCGTACCGCATCTCGAAAACGGCCCTGAACGCACTGACGCGCATCCTCGCAACGGAAATGGCCGAGTACGGGATCAAGGTGAATTCTGTCTGTCCAGGCTGGTGCCGCACTGACCTCGGCGGTGCCGAAGCGCCGCGCTCGCCGGAAGAGGGCATCGACAGCGTCGTGTGGCTGGCGACTCTGCCCGACGACGGGCCTACCGGCGGTTTCTTCCGCGACCGGCAGCCGATTCCGTGGTGA
- a CDS encoding DUF2789 domain-containing protein: MELPTHSLSNLFAQLGLPADEASIERFIASHSPLPENVALADAPFWTPAQAAFLREEIGDDADWAEVVDQLNLSLRS, encoded by the coding sequence ATGGAACTCCCGACCCACTCGCTGAGCAACCTGTTCGCCCAGCTCGGCTTGCCCGCCGACGAGGCGTCGATCGAACGATTCATCGCAAGCCATTCACCGCTCCCCGAAAACGTCGCGCTCGCCGATGCGCCATTCTGGACGCCTGCCCAGGCAGCCTTCCTGCGCGAGGAGATCGGTGACGACGCGGACTGGGCCGAGGTCGTCGATCAGCTCAATCTGAGCCTGCGATCCTGA